The stretch of DNA AATCGATTCTTCGTACTCCTGTGCGGCCTTTAATAGGTTGCCGCTAACTTCAATCGAATTTGACAGTAGTTCAGTGAGTTTTTTATATTGTTGCGCTAATTGCTTGTCTCCCAATGCCATGGCAAGATTCAACTTTTCAATTAGGTCTTCTACGTGATCATCGGCTTGTGCTAAGTAAGCTTTGCATATTTGTATGTATTGTTCAGCGACTTTTTTCTTTGCTGTTCGATTATCTGTTTCCCGCATTGCAGGAAAGGTTAAAACATCTAGTATATCTCTTTTCTTTTTCCAATCGTATTGAATGAAATAGGACTTTGCCTTTTCATTGTTAGGATGTAATTCCAATGCTTTATGCAGCCAAGCAGAGGCTAATGAATCATGCTTCTTTTGACTTAAACGTGAGAGTGCAGCTACCGTTAACATTCTTGATAGAAGTATAGGGTCTGATTCGCTCCGTATGGCAGTTAATAGCTCATTTTCATTGACGATAAAGCCTTTTTCATTCAGTTCGGTTTCCCACTGAATGATTGGTTCATTACCGGTTTTTGTTTGATTCGTTTGTTGTCGTATCAATAGGATCACTTCTTTTTTGAAATTTCCTTTTTATCTTACCACAACCTGTCCACCGACATGAAATTCAATGATTTATTTAAAAAAGGACCTGTTTGAATTAAACAGGTCCCGGTGGTTTTGCTTAGACTTCGTCCTTAATTTCTGAACGGTAGGATTCAATGCTTTCACGGCGTCTTTGGTTTTTTGCTTCAATTTGCTGGCGCTGTGTTTCACTTTCTGTAAATTGAAGTGATTCTTCCGCTGCCTCAATGTTTTCAATCGTATCATGAATCATTGACTGTAGCTTTTCTGCATTATCACTGCGGTCATCTGGTTTCGGTTTGTTATTGTAGGTCATCACAATTCCTCCTCAATGTGTTGTCAGGGTTATTACAG from Neobacillus sp. CF12 encodes:
- the tlp gene encoding small acid-soluble spore protein Tlp, with protein sequence MTYNNKPKPDDRSDNAEKLQSMIHDTIENIEAAEESLQFTESETQRQQIEAKNQRRRESIESYRSEIKDEV